In Bacteriovorax sp. PP10, the genomic window GCCATTCGGTGTGCTCTTTCTGAGGAGATGTCTTTGGCATAAGAATGAGGAAGGAAAAGTGTCTGTGCTAGAAAGATGTATCCAATCGTTTTGATCAAATTTGTTTTCATCGATGTTCTCCTGGTGATGCATGTAGATAGCGCTACATTTAAAAGTTTCCAACTTTTTTTAGAGCAATTCTCAGGCCAGTGTCGGGAAATTCGTGTAGCATCATAATGATAGATATTGAACCGTCCTTCTAAGAGAGTCACCATTGAAATCAATAAGTGTTTTTGAAATGATTAAAATAGGCATTGGCCCTTCCAGCTCACATACGATGGGCCCATGGAAAGCTGCTGAAATGTTTTTGAATTTGTTGAAAGACAAAAAAATACAGTTAGAAGATGTTTTAAAGGTAAATGTTTTTCTTTATGGTTCTCTGGCCAAAACAGGTATCGGGCATGGGACGGACATTGCGGTCTTAATGGGGCTTTCTGGTTATGATTATATCACCGTTGATACTGAAAAAATCCCCAGCATTATTGCAGAAATTAAAGTGACCAATAAGTTAAAGCTGGCAGGGCAAGTCGAAATTGATTTTGAGTATAAAAAGAATATCTTCTTTGAATATTCCACAACGCTGGATTTTCATCCTAATGGAATGATGTTTCAGGTTGAAACAAAGAGCGGCGAAAAATTTGAAGAAAAATATTATTCAGTTGGTGGTGGTTTTGTCGCCACGGAAGAAATAAATACCATCACTGAAAATGCCATCGTGACTCCCTATCCTTGCCATAAGGCCAAGTCGATCACTGACTATTGTAAAAAATTAAATCTCTCTGTTTCAGAGTTAATTTATGTCAACGAAGAGGCATGGCGCTCGCGCGCTGAGATTAGATCTGAGGCCTTGAACATTTGGCATGAAATTAAGCAGTGTATGTTCAGAGGCGTTTATAAAAGTGGGATTTTGCCTGGTGGACTCAATGTTAAAAGGCGTGCCGCTGAAATCAATGATCGTTTATTAAAAGGACAAAAATTTGATAATGTAGATGACTGGATTAGTGCGATTAAAAGTAGTGATAAGTCTTTTACGAGTATTACCAAATGGGTGAGTTGTTTTGCCTTGGCAGTTAATGAAGAGAATGCTTCTTTTGGAAGAATCGTCACGGCCCCAACTAACGGAGCGGCCGGAGTGATTCCAGCTGTCCTTATGTATGCCAATTGCTTCACTGAAAATTTTGATGATGACATGGTTGTGCGTTTTATTTTAACGGCCGGAGAAATTGGAACGATCTTTAAAAAGAACGCCACTATTTCAGCTGCCATGGGCGGATGTCAGGCCGAAATTGGTGTATCGAGTGCCATGGCCGCGGCAGCACTTACAGAATCTCTTAAAGGCTCTCCTGGACAAGTCTTAATGGGCGCAGAGATCGCGATGGAGCATCACTTGGGGATGACTTGTGATCCAATTGGTGGGTTAGTACAAATTCCTTGTATCGAGCGAAATAGCATGGGTGCCATGAAGGCCATCACTGCTTCAAGCATTGCGCTGGAGAGTGATCCGGAAAGTGCACGAGTGAGTCTCGATGATGTTATAAAATCTATGTGGGAAACTGCAAAGGACATGAATACCAAGTATAAAGAAACTTCAGAAGGCGGGCTTGCTACGAATATCACTGTGGGTCTCGCAGAATGCTGATAATTGGTTAAAAATTTGTTTCCATAATTCTTACAAAGTTTTCGATTATCCTGTGTTCATTAGGACGAGGAGGTTTTATGAAAACAAATGAGAGTTCCAAAGAAGTTCAATTAATATTCATTCTTTGCCGCCTGGCCATCAATCAGTTGCATGAACCGATTGCAACGGCCGGCCTTAAAAAGCTTTTTCTTAGTGAAGAATGGAAAAGATCTTCTTCTGAAGACAAACACAAACTTCTCAAAAAGCAATATATGAGAGACTACACTCTTGCCACAGAGGTGCAGAAAATGCAGATGGCGAAAACTCGAGACAGGATCGAAGGAGAGCTTGTTTATCTTTAAGACTGACCTTTTTACAGCAATGTAAGTGCAATTACTTTAGATGACTCAGAGACTAATTAGTGCTAAGGTCGCGTTTTAACCTAATTAGAGAATAAATAATGACGACAACTTTTAAAGAGTATCTTGCAAACGCATGGTCTACGCACGCAACTGACCCCAAAAAAATCGCTGATGAATTCAAATTAAATTTTAATCTGATGGACTCTGAAGACGACGTTATGTCGATGGCCGGTCTTATTGTTCATGTTTGTGGTGAGCATTTAGGAAGTTGGGAACAGGGAATTGAGTTACTTAAAAAATTAAAAAACAATGCTCCGATTAAAGACAAAGAACAAATGAAGCGATTTGTGGCGATCTTAAATCTTGGAAATAATCCTAATATTTCAATTGAAGAATTTTCACCGTCAGATCAAATTAGAATTTGTTCAGGGACATCTTCTGCCCTGGCCTCTCTTGGTGGATTAAAGAACGCTGAAAAACTATTTAGTAAAGCAGTTGAGCTTTCTGCCAATATCTCAAAAGAAGATCCGGCCCATAAAGCATTAGCAATTGCTGGAAATGGTATTGCAACAAGCTTAGAGGAAAAAGAATCGAGAAAACCTAATGAGGTTGATCTTATGATTCTTGCTGCACATACAGCGAGAAAACATTGGGAGATCGCTGGAACGTGGATGGAAGTTGAGAGAGCTGAGTATCGCTTGTCTCAGACTTACTTAAAAGCTGAACAACCTGTGAAAGCCCTTGAGCATGCTGAAAAGTGCCTGGGCATCATTAATGAAAATGGTGATGTTCCTTTAGAGCTCTTTTTTGCTTATGAAGCTCTAGTGCTAGCGAACAAAGCAACGAATAGTGAAATCGGTCAGAAGAGCTCTATTTATGGAATGGAGATGGCCTTTGATAAATTAAGCGAAGCAGACAGAAGCTGGTGCAAAGAAATTTTAGAAAAACTTTCTTAGATAAAAATTAAAATAAAAAAGGCCATCATAACGATGGCCTTTTTTTTATAAACTACAGTTTAATAAAATCGTCGGATCATTGGCCCCATACCATTTCCCCTCATAACACTTAGAAGTTTCGCCTTCGCAATTCTTAAATGTCTTCTTCAGGTAAGTACTATAACAGCCTTCACCAACAGGAGAGTCGTTTTTTGCCACGTCAGGGCATTGTTTAGCGGGAGCATTCACGGACTTTAACAAGTTGCTAATTTCATCTACCATTTCAACCGGCGCTTTTTTCAGTTGGTTGTTTTTGATAAGGACATCAGTGTTGGTTAAAGATGAACTGTTAACCATTTCTTTAGGAGTCAAAAATTTCAATCCCAGGCATGATCCCAAATCAGCAATCAAAGGAATCGCTCTGGTGTTAACTTCTTTTATGTCGTGAAAGAGGCTGACTTTCACTGGTTTGCCAGGCGAGCATAACTCTTCCATATTGGCCTTTACGTACTTTCTAAAAACATCTTCACTGGGCATTTTAAAAGGCAAGCTTGAATCGTTTGAATCATGATTCCAGCCAAGGTGAGAGAAATCATGTCCGGCAATTTGTTGAAGTGCAGGACTCATGCGACGGTATTCTTTTAGCTTCTCAGCGTATGTCGATCCTTTAAAGACCATCTTCTTATTGAGCTCCATGTCTGCAATTTCTTTTTGAGAAGGAGCGGCACCACGGCCGTAAGGAAATCGAAACAGACGATATTTTTGTTCCGAAAATTGTCCACCTGTCGCTCTATCTAAAAGTGTGACGCTTGTATTGATTTGTTTTTCTCTTTCACTGGCGCTGTATCCAGCTTCTTTGGTTCCAGTGATTCGCAAGTCGTAAGCATTGTGTTCATGGCCGTGACTGGCCACTGTGTGACCATTTTTTAATTCGCGTTTTAAAATCGCTTCTCGATCACCAACGCCAGGTTTGTTAGGAATAAGATTAGTCGTCGTTATGAAAAATGTGGCCTTGATATTTCTTTTATCAAGCTCATTTAAAATC contains:
- a CDS encoding L-serine ammonia-lyase; amino-acid sequence: MKSISVFEMIKIGIGPSSSHTMGPWKAAEMFLNLLKDKKIQLEDVLKVNVFLYGSLAKTGIGHGTDIAVLMGLSGYDYITVDTEKIPSIIAEIKVTNKLKLAGQVEIDFEYKKNIFFEYSTTLDFHPNGMMFQVETKSGEKFEEKYYSVGGGFVATEEINTITENAIVTPYPCHKAKSITDYCKKLNLSVSELIYVNEEAWRSRAEIRSEALNIWHEIKQCMFRGVYKSGILPGGLNVKRRAAEINDRLLKGQKFDNVDDWISAIKSSDKSFTSITKWVSCFALAVNEENASFGRIVTAPTNGAAGVIPAVLMYANCFTENFDDDMVVRFILTAGEIGTIFKKNATISAAMGGCQAEIGVSSAMAAAALTESLKGSPGQVLMGAEIAMEHHLGMTCDPIGGLVQIPCIERNSMGAMKAITASSIALESDPESARVSLDDVIKSMWETAKDMNTKYKETSEGGLATNITVGLAEC
- a CDS encoding polysaccharide deacetylase family protein, whose product is MLNLFSLSALAILSLTNVQANTCSSLNNDPMYNDLLKELRAQNINCEGISTHLTFDDGPNEKTSGVILNELDKRNIKATFFITTTNLIPNKPGVGDREAILKRELKNGHTVASHGHEHNAYDLRITGTKEAGYSASEREKQINTSVTLLDRATGGQFSEQKYRLFRFPYGRGAAPSQKEIADMELNKKMVFKGSTYAEKLKEYRRMSPALQQIAGHDFSHLGWNHDSNDSSLPFKMPSEDVFRKYVKANMEELCSPGKPVKVSLFHDIKEVNTRAIPLIADLGSCLGLKFLTPKEMVNSSSLTNTDVLIKNNQLKKAPVEMVDEISNLLKSVNAPAKQCPDVAKNDSPVGEGCYSTYLKKTFKNCEGETSKCYEGKWYGANDPTILLNCSL